In Gadus macrocephalus chromosome 4, ASM3116895v1, the following proteins share a genomic window:
- the mfhas1 gene encoding malignant fibrous histiocytoma-amplified sequence 1 homolog: MEDKENSLKTARLWRDAAIRSRKLRSNLRHLTLCSTDDQKIILPDDIGEIEVLNLGNNSLQELPDGLGSTLNNLRILILRRNKFTSVPSVVFELGQLVELDMSHNCLRSLSEDIGQLKRLQKLCISHNKIQYLPSQIGALEGLEELDVSFNDIRDVPRSFMQLNKLHTLDADHNKLNQFPSEILALRDLEELDCSGNKFETLPGDITKLQKSIKIFWLSSLHISRLPDTFCQLHNLESLMLDSNILTALPASFGNLQRLKMLNLSSNDFENFPSVILNITGLEELYLSRNRLTSVPEEIGKLLKLANLWLDNNNITYLPDSIVDLENLEELVLQGNQIAILPDNFGKLAKVNIWKVKDNPLIQPPYEVCMKGIPYIAAYQKELAHSQLAIKPRLKLVLMGRTNSGKTLLRQSVVDQHRGSAGSPGKKGIEVTNWVADAERSLTFLVYNLSGKPNYDLIKPFFLSPGALYILVVNLKAYSPRNFYAHVGYYLHLLTAKVPHAVVCLVGTHADLCGEAELEGKALDIHRQISLQEKADVQALRSLFLQVDQGLEQGFNLRSCSPHVLFYGVSDRSLRRKKTQLQYMLNHRLQILSPVLCVSCTASQSNVQRLREKLMAVAEHREIFPNLHRVLPMSWQVLEELHFKPTDLWLSWWDSARLGLQAGLTEDRLQSALSYLHESGKLLYFEDSPTLKEYVFHNLPRFIAVLNVFFQRDQSTLLDRLLSEGERGDKGRVSLVTEGEKGERLKVTHLQHHLEGFLQHGLLPSNVIRLLLRPLIQTQQDLHLIMELLEKMGVCYCINKPRSKPLNGATAWYKFPSYVSDEVPRAEAWMGGRGGKEEQCPPFSVEQLHIEYSFPLVFPPGLFTRFSVQINGHVVQRSDGRHQIFAHRGKVPVVISHRPARAGPQAGTLSIASHASLPNIWTAWQAVTPLVEELNVLLQEWPGLLYSVHILCSKCLKNGSASPHRFPGELLSQTRPEGLTEIICPQGGTERVDVALVYPPTPTAVSPCCK; this comes from the coding sequence ATGGAGGACAAGGAGAACAGTCTGAAAACGGCCAGGTTGTGGAGGGATGCGGCTATCCGATCGAGGAAGCTGCGAAGCAACCTGCGCCATCTCACCCTCTGCTCTACCGACGACCAAAAGATTATATTGCCCGATGATATTGGAGAGATTGAGGTGCTCAATCTGGGAAACAACTCGCTGCAGGAGCTACCGGATGGTCTGGGATCCACCCTTAACAACCTGCGTATCCTCATCCTCCGCAGAAACAAGTTTACCTCCGTTCCTTCTGTCGTTTTTGAGCTTGGGCAGCTCGTGGAACTGGACATGAGTCACAACTGCCTGCGGAGCCTGTCGGAGGACATCGGCCAGTTGAAACGGTTACAAAAGCTATGCATCAGTCACAACAAGATTCAGTACCTGCCATCGCAAATCGGGGCGCTTGAGGGGTTGGAGGAGCTCGACGTGAGTTTCAATGACATTCGTGATGTGCCCCGGTCGTTCATGCAGCTCAACAAGCTACACACGCTGGATGCTGATCACAACAAGCTCAACCAGTTCCCCTCTGAGATCCTTGCCCTGCGGGACCTGGAGGAACTCGACTGCTCTGGGAATAAATTTGAGACACTGCCAGGAGACATCACAAAGCTGCAAAAGTCTATTAAAATATTTTGGCTGAGTAGTCTTCACATTTCCAGGTTACCCGACACTTTCTGTCAGCTGCACAATCTCGAGAGCCTCATGCTGGACAGTAACATCCTCACTGCACTGCCTGCCTCTTTCGGTAACCTCCAGAGACTGAAGATGCTGAACCTTTCCTCAAACGACTTTGAGAACTTCCCCAGTGTCATTTTGAATATCACGGGATTAGAGGAGCTGTACCTCAGCAGAAACAGACTGACATCGGTCCCCGAGGAGATTGGGAAACTTTTGAAGCTGGCCAACCTGTGGcttgacaacaacaacatcacgtACCTGCCGGATTCCATCGTGGACCTGGAGAACCTGGAAGAGCTGGTGTTGCAGGGTAACCAAATAGCCATACTGCCTGACAACTTCGGGAAGCTCGCCAAGGTCAACATCTGGAAGGTGAAGGACAACCCGCTCATCCAGCCGCCCTACGAGGTGTGCATGAAGGGGATCCCCTACATCGCGGCCTACCAGAAGGAGCTCGCCCACTCCCAGCTGGCCATCAAGCCCAGGCTGAAGCTTGTGTTGATGGGAAGGACTAACAGTGGGAAGACGCTGCTCAGGCAGAGTGTGGTCGACCAGCACAGGGGCTCGGCCGGCTCCCCAGGGAAGAAGGGGATCGAGGTGACCAACTGGGTCGCGGACGCCGAGCGCAGCCTCACGTTCTTGGTGTACAACTTGTCAGGGAAGCCGAACTACGACCTCATCAAACCCTTTTTCCTGTCGCCGGGCGCGCTGTACATCCTCGTCGTGAACCTCAAGGCGTACTCGCCCAGGAACTTCTACGCGCACGTGGGGTATTACCTCCACCTGCTCACTGCCAAAGTACCCCACGCCGTGGTGTGTCTGGTGGGCACGCACGCCGACCTCTGCGGCGAAGCGGAGCTGGAGGGCAAGGCCCTGGACATCCACCGGCAGATCTCCCTGCAGGAGAAGGCGGACGTCCAGGCCCTGAGGAGCCTCTTCCTGCAGGTGGACCAAGGGCTGGAGCAGGGCTTCAACCTCCGCTCCTGCAGCCCCCACGTCCTTTTCTACGGCGTCTCGGACCGGAGCCTGCGGCGGAAGAAGACGCAGCTGCAGTACATGCTGAACCACCGGCTGCAGATCCTCTCCCCGGTGCTGTGCGTCAGCTGCACGGCGAGCCAGTCGAACGTCCAGAGGCTGCGGGAGAAGCTCATGGCGGTGGCGGAGCACCGGGAGATCTTCCCCAACCTCCACCGCGTGCTGCCCATGAGCTGGCAGGTGCTGGAGGAGTTGCACTTTAAGCCGACGGACCTCTGGCTGTCGTGGTGGGACTCGGCGCGCCTGGGGCTGCAGGCGGGGCTGACGGAGGACCGGCTGCAGAGCGCCCTGTCCTACCTCCACGAGAGCGGCAAGCTGCTCTACTTCGAGGACAGCCCGACGCTGAAGGAGTACGTGTTCCACAACCTGCCGCGCTTCATCGCCGTCCTCAACGTCTTCTTCCAGCGGGACCAGTCCACGCTGCTGGACCGGCTGCTGTcggagggggagcggggggacAAGGGCCGGGTGAGCCTGGTCacggagggggagaagggcgaGCGGCTGAAGGTGACCCACCTGCAGCACCACCTGGAGGgcttcctgcagcacggccTGCTGCCCTCCAACGTCAtccggctgctgctgcggccGCTCATCCAGACGCAGCAGGACCTCCACCTGatcatggagctgctggagaagaTGGGCGTGTGCTACTGCATCAACAAGCCCCGGAGCAAGCCCCTGAACGGGGCCACGGCGTGGTACAAGTTCCCCAGCTACGTCAGCGACGAGGTGCCGCGCGCCGAGGCCTGGATGGGCGGCCGCGGCGGCAAGGAGGAGCAGTGTCCGCCGTTCTCGGTGGAGCAGCTGCACATCGAGTACAGCTTCCCGCTCGTCTTCCCGCCGGGCTTGTTCACGCGCTTCAGCGTGCAGATCAACGGCCACGTGGTGCAGCGGTCGGACGGCCGCCACCAGATCTTCGCCCACCGCGGCAAGGTGCCCGTGGTGATCAGCCACCGGCCGGCCCGGGCGGGGCCGCAGGCAGGGACGCTGTCCATCGCGAGCCACGCGTCGCTGCCCAACATCTGGACGGCGTGGCAGGCGGTGAcgcccctggtggaggagctgaa
- the ppp1r3b gene encoding protein phosphatase 1 regulatory subunit 3B, with amino-acid sequence MFQTQGFRALDFPVKSKMPFDLVLPHYLSNEELGYRKIPKPCINPTLTFAQSRGFDHIDSNDVLHNNDKNKKEKKTKKSVSFADHRGLSLTRVKTFSESKDPIEIPINIQKLFSNSAQLSAVEEEDKLVLDFTQPSADYMQFRRRLGWCNVCLEHCMLKEKTLAGTVRVKNLSLEKSVTVRITFDSWKSYTNVTCAYVMSTYPDIEHDTFSFEVLLPDVLERIEFAICYEGGGSVHWDSNQGKNYKVVWSSQRERGRHHQGRRRSSLLGIHFDTYGSPTCSHGLFPDWPGYNVYENIGPYY; translated from the exons ATGTTTCAAACCCAGGGTTTTAG gGCACTCGACTTTCCTGTTAAATCCAAAATGCCGTTCGACCTGGTCCTTCCCCATTACCTGTCCAACGAGGAACTCGGTTACAGGAAGATCCCCAAACCTTGCATCAATCCCACTTTAACATTTGCCCAATCAAGAGGGTTCGACCATATCGACTCAAACGATGTTTTACACAACAACGACAAGAacaagaaggagaaaaagaCGAAAAAGTCAGTGTCTTTCGCGGATCACAGAGGTCTTTCGCTGACCCGGGTCAAGACATTCTCGGAGAGTAAAGACCCCATTGAGATTCCTATCAACATTCAAAAGCTGTTCAGCAACTCGGCCCAGCTctcggcggtggaggaggaggacaaactGGTGTTGGATTTCACGCAACCCTCCGCCGACTACATGCAGTTCCGCCGGCGGCTAGGGTGGTGCAACGTCTGCCTGGAGCACTGCATGCTCAAGGAGAAGACGCTGGCTGGGACCGTTCGAGTGAAAAACCTATCCCTGGAGAAATCTGTGACCGTGCGCATCACCTTTGACTCCTGGAAAAGCTACACTAACGTGACTTGCGCTTACGTCATGAGCACGTATCCAGACATCGAGCACGACACGTTCTCGTTTGAGGTGCTATTGCCAGATGTTCTGGAGCGCATTGAGTTCGCTATCTGTTATGAAGGGGGCGGCAGTGTGCATTGGGACAGCAACCAGGGCAAGAACTACAAGGTGGTGTGGTCATCACAGAGGGAACGCGGTCGACACCACCAGGGGAGGCGACGCTCGTCTCTTCTGGGGATCCACTTTGACACCTACGGCAGCCCCACGTGTTCCCATGGGCTCTTCCCGGATTGGCCAGGCTATAATGTGTACGAAAACATTGGGCCTTATTATTGA